A region of Neovison vison isolate M4711 chromosome 7, ASM_NN_V1, whole genome shotgun sequence DNA encodes the following proteins:
- the QPCTL gene encoding glutaminyl-peptide cyclotransferase-like protein isoform X1 → MPSGGRGRSRLRLGERGLLEPPSPPKRRLLPRAHFLPLLLLSLAVASAFYTIWSGWLRQTEELPRGRELRGRLIGSLPEARLRRVVGQLDPDRLWNTYLRPLLVVRTPGSPGNLQVRKFLEATLRTLTAGWHVELDPFTASTPLGPLDFGNVVATLDPGAARHLTLACHYDSKLFPSGSTPFVGATDSAVPCALLLELAQALDRELSRAKEQEAPVTLQLLFLDGEEALKEWGPQDSLYGSRHLAQLMESAPHSPGPTRIQAIELFMLLDLLGAPNPNFYSHFPHTARWFHRLRSIEKRLHRLNLLQSHPQEVMYFQPGEPPGSVEDDHIPFLRRGVPVLHLISMPFPDVWHTPHDSEANLHPPTVHNLSRILAVFLAEYLGL, encoded by the exons ATGCCTTCCGGGGGCCGCGGGCGGTCCCGGCTGCGGCTCGGGGAACGTGGCCTCTTGGAGCCACCCTCACCGCCCAAGCGCCGCCTGCTCCCTCGGGCGCATTTCTTGCCCCTGCTTCTGCTATCCCTGGCCGTGGCCTCGGCGTTCTACACCATCTGGAGCGGCTGGCTCCGCCAGACTGAGGAGCTACCACGGGGCCGGGAGCTGCGG GGCCGGTTGATCGGAAGCCTCCCCGAAGCTCGGCTGCGGAGGGTTGTGGGGCAACTGGACCCAGACCGTCTCTGGAACACTTACCTGCGCCCCCTGCTGGTTGTGCGGACCCCGGGCAGCCCAGGCAATCTCCAAGTCAGAAAG TTCCTGGAGGCTACTCTGCGGACCCTGACCGCAGGCTGGCATGTGGAACTGGACCCCTTCACGGCCTCGACACCCCTGGGGCCGCTGGACTTTGGCAACGTGGTGGCCACACTGGACCCGGGGGCTGCCCGTCACCTCACCCTTGCCTGCCATTACGACTCCAAGCTCTTCCCATCTGGGTCGACTCCCTTTGTGGGGGCCACGGATTCGGCTGTGCCTTGTGCCCTGCTGCTGGAGCTGGCCCAGGCCCTCGACAGGGAGCTGAGTAGAGCCAAGGAGCAG GAGGCCCCGGTGACTCTGCAGCTGCTCTTCTTGGACGGTGAAGAGGCCCTGAAGGAGTGGGGGCCCCAGGACTCCCTCTATGGCTCCCGGCACCTGGCCCAGCTCATGGAGTCTGCCCCCCACAGCCCAGGCCCCACCAGGATCCAGGCTATC GAGCTCTTCATGCTTCTCGATCTCCTGGGCGCCCCTAATCCGAACTTCTACAGTCATTTCCCTCACACAGCCCGCTGGTTCCATCGCCTGCGGAGCATCG AGAAGCGACTGCACCGCCTAAACCTGCTACAGTCTCATCCCCAGGAAGTGATGTATTTCCAGCCGGGGGAGCCCCCTGGCTCCGTAGAAGATGACCACATCCCCTTCCTCCGTCGAG GGGTCCCAGTGCTCCACCTCATCTCCATGCCCTTCCCCGACGTGTGGCACACACCCCACGACTCTGAGGCCAACCTGCACCCCCCCACAGTGCACAACCTCAGCCGCATCCTCGCCGTGTTCCTGGCTGAGTATCTGGGGCTCTAG
- the QPCTL gene encoding glutaminyl-peptide cyclotransferase-like protein isoform X2, giving the protein MPSGGRGRSRLRLGERGLLEPPSPPKRRLLPRAHFLPLLLLSLAVASAFYTIWSGWLRQTEELPRGRELRGRLIGSLPEARLRRVVGQLDPDRLWNTYLRPLLVVRTPGSPGNLQVRKFLEATLRTLTAGWHVELDPFTASTPLGPLDFGNVVATLDPGAARHLTLACHYDSKLFPSGSTPFVGATDSAVPCALLLELAQALDRELSRAKEQEAPVTLQLLFLDGEEALKEWGPQDSLYGSRHLAQLMESAPHSPGPTRIQAIELFMLLDLLGAPNPNFYSHFPHTARWFHRLRSIGVPVLHLISMPFPDVWHTPHDSEANLHPPTVHNLSRILAVFLAEYLGL; this is encoded by the exons ATGCCTTCCGGGGGCCGCGGGCGGTCCCGGCTGCGGCTCGGGGAACGTGGCCTCTTGGAGCCACCCTCACCGCCCAAGCGCCGCCTGCTCCCTCGGGCGCATTTCTTGCCCCTGCTTCTGCTATCCCTGGCCGTGGCCTCGGCGTTCTACACCATCTGGAGCGGCTGGCTCCGCCAGACTGAGGAGCTACCACGGGGCCGGGAGCTGCGG GGCCGGTTGATCGGAAGCCTCCCCGAAGCTCGGCTGCGGAGGGTTGTGGGGCAACTGGACCCAGACCGTCTCTGGAACACTTACCTGCGCCCCCTGCTGGTTGTGCGGACCCCGGGCAGCCCAGGCAATCTCCAAGTCAGAAAG TTCCTGGAGGCTACTCTGCGGACCCTGACCGCAGGCTGGCATGTGGAACTGGACCCCTTCACGGCCTCGACACCCCTGGGGCCGCTGGACTTTGGCAACGTGGTGGCCACACTGGACCCGGGGGCTGCCCGTCACCTCACCCTTGCCTGCCATTACGACTCCAAGCTCTTCCCATCTGGGTCGACTCCCTTTGTGGGGGCCACGGATTCGGCTGTGCCTTGTGCCCTGCTGCTGGAGCTGGCCCAGGCCCTCGACAGGGAGCTGAGTAGAGCCAAGGAGCAG GAGGCCCCGGTGACTCTGCAGCTGCTCTTCTTGGACGGTGAAGAGGCCCTGAAGGAGTGGGGGCCCCAGGACTCCCTCTATGGCTCCCGGCACCTGGCCCAGCTCATGGAGTCTGCCCCCCACAGCCCAGGCCCCACCAGGATCCAGGCTATC GAGCTCTTCATGCTTCTCGATCTCCTGGGCGCCCCTAATCCGAACTTCTACAGTCATTTCCCTCACACAGCCCGCTGGTTCCATCGCCTGCGGAGCATCG GGGTCCCAGTGCTCCACCTCATCTCCATGCCCTTCCCCGACGTGTGGCACACACCCCACGACTCTGAGGCCAACCTGCACCCCCCCACAGTGCACAACCTCAGCCGCATCCTCGCCGTGTTCCTGGCTGAGTATCTGGGGCTCTAG
- the SNRPD2 gene encoding small nuclear ribonucleoprotein Sm D2 codes for MSLLNKPKSEMTPEELQKREEEEFNTGPLSVLTQSVKNNTQVLINCRNNKKLLGRVKAFDRHCNMVLENVKEMWTEVPKSGKGKKKSKPVNKDRYISKMFLRGDSVIVVLRNPLIAGK; via the exons AT GAGCCTCCTCAACAAGCCCAAGAGTGAGATGACCCCAGAGGAGCTGCAGAAGCGGGAGGAGGAAGAGTTCAACACGGGTCCGCTCTCTGTGCTCACGCAGTCAGTCAAGAACAACACCCAGGTGCTCATCAACTGTCGCAACAACAAGAAGCTCCTGGGCCGCGTGAAGGCCTTCGACAG gcactgCAACATGGTGTTGGAGAATGTGAAGGAGATGTGGACCGAGGTCCCCAAGAGTGGCAAGGGCAAGAAGAAGTCCAAGCCAGTCAACAAGGATCGCTACATCTCCAAGATGTTCCTGCGCGGGGACTCGGTCATCGTGGTCCTGCGGAACCCGCTCATCGCTGGCAAGTAG
- the GIPR gene encoding gastric inhibitory polypeptide receptor, translating to MLNCPPWRLLLLLLWWGPLLRRAKTGSVGETAGELYQRWERYRRECQETLEALDPPAGLACNASFDMYVCWDYAVPNDTARVSCPWYLPWHRHVAAGFVLRQCGSDGQWGPWRDHSQCENPEKNGVFQDQRLILERLQVMYTVGYSLSLATLLLALLILSFFRRLRCTRNYIHINLFTSFMLRAAAILTRDRLLPPLGPYLGGQAPVPWNLALAACRTAQIVTQYCVGANYTWLLVEGVYLHSLLVLVGGSEGGHFRCYLLLGWGAPALFVIPWVIVRYLYENTQCWERNDVKAIWWIIRTPILMTILINFLIFIRILGILVSKLRTRQMRCPDYRLRLARSTLTLVPLLGVHEVVFAPVTEEQAQGALRFTKLGFEIFLSSFQGFVVSVLYCFINKEVQSEIRRCWHRCRLRHSLGEERRQPLECASGILPSGSGPCRGGPDCALSLGALPGPGDEASRVLESYC from the exons ATGCTGAACTGTCCGCCTTGGCGGCTACTGCTGCTGCTCTTGTGGTGGGGGCCGCTGCTCCGGAGGGCGAAG ACAGGCTCTGTCGGGGAGACGGCGGGGGAGCTGTACCAGCGCTGGGAACGGTACCGCAGAGAGTGCCAAGAGACATTGGAAGCCTTGGACCCCCCAGCAG GCCTCGCCTGTAACGCGTCCTTCGATATGTACGTCTGCTGGGACTACGCTGTCCCCAACGATACTGCCCGTGTGTCCTGCCCCTGGTACCTGCCCTGGCATCGTCATG TGGCTGCAGGCTTTGTCCTCCGCCAGTGCGGCAGTGATGGCCAATGGGGACCTTGGAGAGACCATTCGCAGTGTGAGAATCCAGAAAAGAATGGGGTCTTTCAG GATCAACGGTTGATTCTGGAGCGGCTGCAGGTCATGTACACCGTGGGCTACTCACTGTCCCTTGCCACGCTGCTGCTAGCCCTACTCATCTTGAGTTTCTTCAG GCGGCTACGCTGCACTCGCAACTACATCCACATCAACCTGTTCACGTCATTCATGCTGCGGGCGGCGGCCATCCTCACCCGAGACCGTTTGCTACCTCCACTGGGCCCCTACCTCGGGGGCCAGGCCCCTGTCCCATGGAACCTG GCCCTCGCTGCCTGCCGCACAGCCCAGATCGTGACCCAGTATTGCGTGGGTGCCAACTACACGTGGCTGCTGGTGGAGGGTGTCTACCTACACAGTCTCTTGGTGCTTGTGGGAGGTTCCGAGGGGGGCCACTTCCGCTGCTACCTGCTTCTCGGCTGGG GGGCCCCCGCGCTTTTCGTCATTCCCTGGGTGATCGTCAGGTACCTGTACGAGAACACGCA GTGCTGGGAACGCAACGATGTCAAGGCCATTTGGTGGATCATACGCACCCCCATCCTCATGACCATCTTG ATTAATTTCCTCATCTTCATTCGCATTCTTGGCATCCTCGTGTCCAAGCTGAGGACGCGACAGATGCGCTGCCCGGACTACCGGTTGAG GCTGGCTCGCTCTACACTGACGCTGGTACCCCTGCTGGGCGTCCACGAGGTGGTGTTTGCTCCGGTGACAGAGGAACAGGCCCAGGGTGCCCTGCGCTTCACCAAGCTTGGCTTTGAGATCTTCCTCAGCTCGTTCCAG GGCTTCGTGGTCAGCGTTCTGTATTGCTTCATCAACAAGGAG GTGCAGTCGGAGATCCGCCGCTGCTGGCACCGCTGCCGCCTGCGCCACAGCCTCGGGGAGGAGCGCCGCCAGCCACTGGAGTGCGCCTCTGGGATCCTGCCCTCTGGCTCAGGCCCCTGCCGGGGCGGCCCTGACTGCGCCCTGTCCTTGGGGGccctcccagggcctggggatgAGGCCAGCCGGGTCTTGGAAAGTTACTGCTAG